In Phocoena sinus isolate mPhoSin1 chromosome X, mPhoSin1.pri, whole genome shotgun sequence, a genomic segment contains:
- the LOC116747406 gene encoding cytochrome c oxidase subunit 7B, mitochondrial: MFPLAKNALSRLGVRSIPQTMARQSHQKRAPDFHDKYGNAVLASGATFCVAVWAYTATQIGIEWNLSPVGRVTPKEWREQ, encoded by the exons ATGTTTCCCTTGGCCAAAAACGCACTAAGTCGTCTCGGAG TTCGAAGCATTCCGCAAACAATGGCAAGGCAGAGCCACCAGAAGCGGGCACCTGATTTCCATGACAAATATGGTAATGCTGTATTAGCAAGTGGAGCCACTTTCTGTGTTGCTGTATGGGCATAT ACAGCAACACAAATTGGAATAGAATGGAACCTGTCCCCTGTTGGCAGAGTCACCCCAAAGGAATGGAGAGAACAGTGA